From the genome of Scytonema hofmannii PCC 7110, one region includes:
- a CDS encoding MinD/ParA family ATP-binding protein, protein MCKVISIHSFRGGTGKSNVTGNLATILALCGQRVGIVDTDIQSPGIHILFGLNEEKIGYTLNDYLWGRCAIEQTAYDITPILKAKQGNSAIKGSIYLVPSSIKTSEISRVVREGYDARRLNDGLQTLTRRLKLDYLLIDTHPGINEETLLSMIVSNILIVILRPDQQDYHGTAVAVDVARKLEVPKMLLVVNKALPTLNFQVLREQVQNAYKTKVAGVLPVCQEMFHIASSDIFCLRYPFHPWTQEVNAIAKQII, encoded by the coding sequence ATGTGTAAAGTTATATCAATACATTCATTCCGTGGTGGAACTGGTAAGTCAAATGTCACTGGAAACTTAGCAACTATCTTGGCTCTCTGCGGACAAAGAGTTGGTATTGTTGATACCGATATTCAATCGCCAGGAATCCACATACTTTTCGGTCTGAATGAGGAAAAAATTGGTTACACTCTGAATGATTATCTCTGGGGTCGTTGTGCTATCGAGCAGACAGCCTACGACATAACCCCAATTCTCAAGGCGAAACAAGGAAATAGTGCTATTAAGGGTAGCATTTACTTGGTTCCTTCAAGCATCAAAACGAGCGAAATCTCCCGAGTTGTGCGTGAGGGATACGATGCACGTCGGCTAAATGATGGCTTGCAAACTCTGACTCGCCGTTTGAAACTGGACTACTTATTAATTGACACTCATCCTGGAATTAACGAAGAAACTCTGCTGTCAATGATTGTTTCCAATATTCTGATCGTTATCCTACGTCCTGACCAACAAGACTATCACGGTACCGCAGTAGCTGTCGATGTGGCTCGCAAGCTGGAGGTGCCTAAAATGTTATTAGTGGTTAATAAGGCGCTGCCAACGTTAAATTTTCAGGTGTTGCGAGAGCAGGTGCAGAACGCTTATAAAACAAAGGTAGCGGGTGTCTTACCCGTGTGTCAAGAAATGTTTCACATAGCCAGCAGCGATATCTTTTGCCTGCGCTACCCTTTTCATCCTTGGACTCAAGAAGTGAATGCGATCGCCAAACAAATCATCTAA
- a CDS encoding phosphate/phosphite/phosphonate ABC transporter substrate-binding protein encodes MSFTFSRRCFFLQLLLLSACAVKSRQSQGDRLTIGVISYEQGEQTRDRFTRFGRYLAEKTGARVEIEPAFNENLALRRIADGAWSLVFAPPGLAAIAMAKHQYSALFPLLGTSNLQSIFVVRQDSPIQDLKALQQKTVALGYLGSATGYYLPLYNLYGLTLAEIQFAPTPKTVLEWVAQEKVTAGALSNEEFNLYSPNLNTTQFRILFADVHKVPPGVVLISPSVEHNRQDVIRKIMNAATPILTQELGYVPNGKLPDYQYMISVVERVTSIAHEVHNKPARLF; translated from the coding sequence ATGTCTTTCACCTTCTCCCGTCGTTGCTTTTTTTTACAGTTGCTACTCCTTAGTGCTTGTGCGGTAAAATCAAGGCAAAGCCAAGGGGATAGGTTAACTATTGGCGTTATTAGTTATGAACAAGGAGAACAAACACGGGATCGGTTTACTCGTTTTGGTCGCTATTTAGCTGAAAAAACAGGAGCGCGTGTTGAGATAGAACCTGCATTTAATGAAAACTTAGCTCTCAGGCGTATTGCGGATGGCGCTTGGTCACTAGTTTTTGCTCCTCCTGGTTTAGCAGCAATAGCTATGGCTAAACATCAATACAGTGCTCTTTTTCCTCTTTTAGGTACCAGTAATTTACAATCTATCTTTGTCGTTCGCCAAGATAGTCCAATCCAAGACTTGAAAGCTTTGCAGCAGAAAACAGTTGCTTTGGGTTATCTAGGTTCAGCAACTGGATATTATTTACCCCTTTACAATCTTTATGGTTTAACTTTGGCTGAAATCCAATTTGCTCCAACACCCAAGACAGTACTTGAATGGGTAGCACAAGAAAAAGTTACTGCTGGTGCTCTTTCTAATGAGGAATTTAATCTTTATAGTCCAAACTTAAATACTACACAGTTCCGCATATTGTTCGCGGACGTTCACAAAGTTCCACCTGGTGTGGTTTTGATTTCACCCTCTGTAGAGCATAACAGACAAGATGTTATTCGCAAAATTATGAATGCTGCGACTCCAATTTTGACTCAAGAATTAGGATATGTACCGAATGGGAAGTTACCAGATTACCAATATATGATTTCTGTAGTGGAGCGAGTTACCTCAATTGCACATGAGGTTCATAACAAACCTGCTCGCTTATTTTAG
- a CDS encoding c-type heme family protein — translation MKILKAMLGKLKLATKFTLLLSLVFLIGILMSGFALSKGLEYRAEAELNYRAEILMQMMNSLRGYANSCVNPLLNSLVETQQNFTPESLPSYSTREFLENFRKNEKFTNYLYKDATVNPTNVRDKADEFETKIVEHFRSEPELKIISGFRTMLGEELFYTARPFAITDQKCLRCHSTPEKAPKSHLATYGTTNGFGWNFNEIVATQIVYVPKSQFHNTAFNNFYLVIGIFIGIFIIIILLINFLLKWNVILPLKPLALVAEKMSADTIRGDEAKEFELKSLVVISKRADEIGQLGRVFQRMVREIYAREQHLKQQVQELSIEIDQAKKSNQVAEIEEMDYFQDLHKQAKEIRNKWQNSSNE, via the coding sequence GTGAAAATTTTAAAAGCCATGTTAGGCAAACTCAAACTAGCAACCAAATTTACCTTGCTTCTATCACTCGTTTTCTTAATTGGGATTTTAATGAGTGGGTTTGCCTTGTCTAAGGGTCTGGAATACAGAGCCGAAGCAGAGTTAAATTATAGAGCAGAGATTCTCATGCAAATGATGAACTCCTTGAGAGGGTATGCAAATAGCTGTGTAAACCCTCTGTTAAATTCCCTTGTAGAAACTCAACAAAACTTTACTCCAGAATCGCTACCAAGCTATTCGACAAGAGAATTCTTGGAAAACTTTAGAAAGAATGAAAAATTTACAAATTACCTTTACAAAGATGCCACAGTTAACCCAACAAATGTACGGGATAAAGCTGATGAATTTGAAACCAAAATTGTAGAGCATTTTCGCAGTGAACCGGAATTGAAAATCATATCTGGTTTTCGGACAATGTTGGGAGAGGAACTTTTTTATACTGCCCGACCTTTTGCTATTACAGACCAAAAATGTCTTCGCTGTCATAGCACTCCAGAAAAAGCGCCTAAGAGTCATTTGGCAACCTACGGTACAACGAATGGTTTTGGCTGGAATTTCAATGAGATCGTTGCGACTCAAATCGTTTATGTACCTAAAAGTCAATTTCACAATACTGCTTTCAACAATTTTTATTTAGTCATCGGAATTTTTATAGGTATATTTATTATAATTATTTTGCTGATTAATTTCTTACTGAAATGGAATGTTATCTTGCCTCTTAAACCATTAGCTCTGGTGGCAGAAAAAATGAGTGCTGATACCATTAGAGGTGATGAGGCAAAAGAGTTTGAACTTAAAAGTTTGGTTGTGATATCGAAGCGTGCTGATGAGATAGGGCAATTGGGGCGTGTCTTCCAAAGAATGGTTCGCGAGATCTATGCTCGCGAGCAACACCTAAAACAACAGGTGCAGGAACTTAGCATTGAAATTGACCAAGCTAAAAAGTCAAATCAAGTAGCCGAAATCGAGGAGATGGACTACTTCCAAGATTTGCACAAACAGGCAAAAGAGATTCGGAATAAATGGCAAAATTCTTCTAATGAATAA
- a CDS encoding pyridoxamine 5'-phosphate oxidase family protein: MDFHSGEIAIQNHAGVREEAQQLRRMLGNIIKPAAQEFLRNQQLAVASTVDAKGRVWASLLTGDLGFVRVLNKQTLEIHPTFLSRDLLNQNLASHNAIGLLVIDLANRRRLRLNGKANLPSDDKIIVELDQVFFNCPKYIQSRHIETELTQSLQQPEVLTRDALSQTDESWITQADTFFIASYHPEVGADASHRGGFPGFVRVINSHKLVFPDYAGNNMFQTLGNLLVNPYTGLLFVNFESGHTLQLTGQAKVIWEAKRLSEFAGAQRLVEFDIEQVLESRNVCPLRWRFGEYSPANPS, from the coding sequence ATGGATTTTCATTCTGGCGAAATCGCAATTCAAAATCACGCAGGGGTTCGCGAAGAGGCACAACAGTTGCGTCGGATGCTCGGTAATATTATCAAACCAGCAGCCCAAGAGTTTCTGAGGAATCAACAACTAGCAGTTGCGAGTACAGTAGATGCCAAAGGGAGGGTTTGGGCTTCGTTATTAACAGGGGATTTGGGTTTTGTTCGAGTCTTAAACAAACAAACACTAGAGATTCATCCCACTTTTCTATCAAGAGATTTACTCAATCAGAACCTTGCTAGTCATAATGCTATTGGTCTATTAGTGATTGATTTAGCAAACCGCAGACGCTTACGTCTCAATGGCAAAGCCAATTTACCATCGGATGACAAAATCATTGTTGAACTCGATCAGGTTTTTTTCAACTGTCCAAAATATATCCAATCACGTCATATAGAAACCGAACTTACACAGTCACTCCAACAGCCTGAAGTATTAACCAGAGATGCTCTCAGTCAAACTGATGAAAGTTGGATAACTCAAGCTGATACTTTTTTTATTGCTAGTTACCATCCTGAAGTGGGGGCTGATGCTTCTCACCGTGGTGGTTTTCCAGGCTTTGTACGAGTTATAAATAGTCACAAATTGGTGTTTCCTGATTACGCTGGAAATAATATGTTTCAAACCCTTGGCAATTTGCTTGTCAATCCATACACGGGGTTGCTGTTTGTTAACTTTGAAAGCGGGCATACATTACAATTAACAGGGCAAGCAAAGGTGATTTGGGAGGCTAAGAGATTAAGTGAGTTTGCCGGGGCGCAACGTTTGGTAGAGTTTGATATCGAGCAAGTGTTGGAAAGTAGGAATGTTTGCCCACTCCGTTGGCGCTTTGGGGAATATTCACCTGCGAATCCGAGTTAG
- a CDS encoding type II toxin-antitoxin system ParD family antitoxin, which translates to MNVSLTPELEQFVQEKVKIGRYPSASEVVREALRLLEERDRIQQIKLETLRKEIMVGVEQIERGDIVDGEAVFAELEEDIRQIEQAGA; encoded by the coding sequence ATGAATGTCTCACTTACGCCAGAACTGGAACAGTTTGTCCAAGAAAAAGTCAAAATTGGTCGTTATCCGTCTGCGAGTGAAGTTGTACGCGAGGCGCTGCGGTTGTTGGAAGAGCGCGATCGCATCCAGCAAATTAAGTTGGAAACTCTGCGAAAGGAAATTATGGTTGGAGTTGAGCAGATCGAGCGTGGGGACATTGTGGATGGCGAAGCAGTCTTTGCAGAGCTAGAGGAGGACATTCGCCAGATTGAGCAGGCTGGTGCATGA
- a CDS encoding AAA-like domain-containing protein: MIESVKEQAINFEVALKLADAAVFAKTKKHLRNIEVAVLRGALLGQKYDQIAVDCGYAPEYIKHDVGPKLWQILSLSLGEKVNKNNLMAVLAQRTFCEEEKDQEEREEFILSSLSSPSLQSPSFQSPELESPVGLVPLNSNLYVERSAVDSRCYEEITRPGALIRIKAPSQMGKTSLMVRILAHAKQQCSDLANNVGVRTVALSLQRAERCIFSDLDKFLRWFCASVTRKLQLPHRVEDYWSETFGSKSNCTAYFEDCLLPEINGVLVLALDQVDEVFLHPEIVDDFFTLLRSWYEEAAYGDSGNPLWQNLRLLIVHSTEVYIPLDINKSPFNVGLAIELQAFTPLQVLDLSQRYGLHLSEDELSELLQLVAGHPYLVQQALYHLARKDLTLKQLIQTAATNAGIYCNHLHRHLRSLQEHPQLAAAYEQAIASSTPIEIEQLSAFKLHSMGLVKLHENLVMPSCELYRRYFSKHIDL, from the coding sequence ATGATAGAAAGTGTTAAAGAGCAAGCAATTAACTTTGAAGTAGCCTTAAAACTAGCAGATGCTGCAGTCTTTGCCAAGACTAAAAAACACCTGAGAAATATTGAAGTAGCTGTACTGCGGGGAGCTTTACTAGGTCAAAAATATGACCAAATTGCAGTGGATTGTGGCTATGCTCCCGAATACATCAAGCATGATGTGGGTCCAAAATTGTGGCAGATTCTTTCATTGAGCCTTGGGGAAAAAGTCAATAAAAATAATTTGATGGCAGTTTTGGCACAGAGAACTTTTTGTGAAGAGGAGAAAGATCAAGAAGAAAGGGAAGAATTTATCTTGTCCTCCTTGTCTTCTCCTAGTCTTCAATCTCCTAGTTTTCAATCTCCGGAATTAGAGTCCCCAGTGGGACTGGTGCCACTAAATTCTAATCTTTATGTGGAGCGTTCTGCGGTAGATTCTCGTTGTTATGAGGAAATTACGAGACCGGGCGCACTGATTCGCATTAAAGCACCGAGTCAAATGGGTAAAACTTCTTTGATGGTAAGAATTTTAGCTCATGCCAAACAACAGTGTTCCGATCTTGCTAATAATGTGGGAGTACGGACAGTCGCTCTTAGCTTGCAGCGAGCAGAACGTTGTATTTTTAGTGACTTAGATAAATTCTTACGTTGGTTCTGCGCTTCTGTGACTCGAAAGTTGCAGTTACCACATCGGGTAGAGGATTACTGGAGTGAAACTTTTGGCAGTAAAAGTAACTGTACCGCTTATTTTGAAGACTGTTTGCTACCAGAGATTAATGGTGTTTTGGTATTAGCGTTAGATCAAGTTGATGAAGTGTTTTTACACCCAGAAATTGTTGATGATTTTTTTACGCTGTTGCGATCGTGGTATGAAGAAGCAGCTTATGGGGATAGTGGCAATCCTCTGTGGCAAAATCTTCGGCTACTGATTGTCCATTCCACAGAAGTTTATATCCCTTTAGATATTAATAAGTCTCCCTTTAATGTAGGTTTGGCAATTGAGTTGCAGGCGTTTACACCCCTGCAAGTCTTGGATTTATCCCAACGTTATGGGCTTCATTTATCTGAGGATGAATTATCAGAACTTCTACAGCTTGTAGCAGGGCACCCGTATCTCGTGCAACAAGCTCTGTATCATCTAGCGCGAAAAGACTTGACTTTGAAGCAGTTAATCCAAACGGCTGCAACAAATGCGGGCATTTATTGCAATCACCTGCATCGACATTTACGAAGTCTACAAGAGCATCCCCAACTAGCAGCCGCTTATGAGCAGGCGATCGCATCATCAACACCTATAGAAATAGAGCAGCTGAGTGCGTTTAAGCTACATAGCATGGGGTTAGTCAAGCTGCACGAAAATCTGGTTATGCCTAGCTGTGAGCTTTATCGACGGTATTTTAGCAAGCATATAGACTTGTGA
- a CDS encoding c-type heme family protein translates to MKIETKINILFTIVFVLGIIISGIVSSKLLQENAQQQVTAKAQMLMEVMNSVRNYTNNRINPLLESRLQTEAAFIPETVPAFSAIQVFEDLRHHPAYKNFFYKEATLNPTNLRDKADIFEVDLVKKFRKNSGTKEILGYRQFPEGENFFIARPLAVTQQSCLQCHSTPESAPKSQIASYGSVNGFGWKLNEIIAAQVVYVPVTQILDSAQRSAYVLMAALIIIFATIFFLTNLLLRKTIIQRLKKIAKVAEKVSTGDMDSDFGKQSNDEIGALAVAFNRMKKSLEIALKMLNQTTY, encoded by the coding sequence ATGAAAATAGAAACAAAGATTAATATACTTTTTACAATAGTATTTGTCCTCGGTATTATCATTAGCGGTATTGTATCATCAAAGCTACTTCAGGAAAATGCACAACAACAGGTGACAGCTAAAGCACAAATGCTGATGGAAGTCATGAACTCAGTGAGAAACTACACAAATAACCGCATTAACCCTTTGTTGGAATCTAGGTTACAAACTGAGGCGGCGTTTATTCCAGAAACAGTGCCTGCCTTCTCTGCAATTCAAGTTTTTGAAGATTTGCGCCATCACCCAGCTTATAAAAATTTCTTTTATAAAGAAGCAACTCTTAATCCTACAAATTTACGTGATAAAGCTGATATATTTGAAGTTGATCTTGTCAAAAAATTTCGCAAGAATTCAGGGACTAAAGAAATTTTAGGGTATCGACAATTTCCAGAAGGAGAAAACTTCTTCATCGCCCGTCCTCTTGCTGTAACCCAACAAAGTTGCTTGCAATGCCATTCAACACCAGAATCTGCGCCTAAAAGTCAAATAGCAAGCTATGGTTCAGTTAATGGCTTTGGTTGGAAGCTGAATGAAATCATCGCTGCACAAGTCGTTTATGTTCCCGTCACACAAATACTTGACAGTGCTCAACGATCTGCTTATGTGTTAATGGCAGCTTTGATTATTATTTTTGCTACCATCTTTTTTTTGACGAATCTTTTATTAAGAAAAACAATCATTCAGAGACTTAAAAAGATAGCTAAGGTTGCTGAAAAAGTTAGCACTGGTGATATGGATTCTGACTTTGGAAAACAATCAAATGATGAAATTGGTGCTTTAGCGGTAGCTTTTAACCGAATGAAAAAAAGCCTTGAAATTGCCCTTAAAATGCTAAATCAAACAACTTACTAA
- a CDS encoding MinD/ParA family ATP-binding protein yields the protein MSKIIAVHSFRGGTGKSNLTANLAVALALQDQRVAIIDTDLQSPGIHALFNINETATGNTLNDYLWNHCSIADTAYDVSSYLEIAGKGKVFLIPSSINAEEIARIVCEGYNVSILKSGFKQLIEELQLDYLFIDTHPGLSRETLLSIALSDLLMVILRPDRQDFQGTAVTVNIARQLQVQMMMIVNKVPSRMNFSELQQKVEKTYNVPIAGILPLTEDVAQLGSSGIFCLEYPDHPFSQMLLQVVEKALWEAVTNDQ from the coding sequence ATGTCTAAGATTATTGCAGTTCATTCATTTCGGGGCGGAACTGGTAAATCTAACTTAACAGCAAATTTAGCAGTAGCCCTAGCACTCCAAGATCAACGAGTTGCAATTATAGATACCGATCTCCAATCCCCCGGTATTCATGCTCTATTTAATATTAATGAGACAGCTACAGGCAACACTTTAAATGACTATTTGTGGAATCACTGCTCTATAGCTGACACTGCATATGATGTTAGCTCTTATCTAGAAATTGCGGGAAAAGGCAAAGTTTTTCTCATACCTTCCAGCATAAATGCGGAAGAAATTGCCAGAATTGTCTGTGAAGGATATAACGTTAGTATCCTGAAAAGTGGATTCAAGCAATTGATTGAAGAACTGCAATTAGACTATTTATTTATTGATACTCATCCCGGTCTTAGTAGAGAAACTTTACTGTCTATTGCTCTTTCTGACCTTTTAATGGTCATTTTACGTCCAGACCGTCAAGATTTCCAAGGAACTGCTGTTACTGTTAATATTGCCCGTCAGCTTCAAGTCCAGATGATGATGATAGTTAATAAAGTTCCAAGTCGTATGAACTTTTCAGAACTACAACAAAAAGTAGAAAAAACTTACAATGTTCCAATTGCAGGTATATTACCACTTACGGAAGATGTAGCTCAACTAGGCAGCAGTGGAATCTTTTGTTTGGAATATCCAGATCATCCCTTTAGTCAAATGCTTCTACAGGTTGTAGAAAAAGCATTGTGGGAAGCAGTAACCAATGACCAATGA